In Streptomyces sp. NBC_01707, a genomic segment contains:
- a CDS encoding YidB family protein, translated as MAGNDLGSLLGSLLGGGSQGGGSGNAGNILGTLLGALGGSASAGGGGGGGANALEGLIGMLAKSGLLDQAQSWVGTGENKPVSGAQIAQALPDETLQKVAQDAGVSTEQAADDIARSLPEAVDKLTPAGEVPKGGSLEDLIRAQAL; from the coding sequence ATGGCAGGAAACGACCTCGGCAGTCTGCTGGGCAGCTTGCTGGGCGGCGGAAGCCAAGGCGGGGGTTCCGGCAACGCCGGGAACATCCTCGGGACGCTGCTGGGTGCGCTGGGCGGCAGCGCGAGCGCCGGTGGCGGTGGCGGGGGCGGCGCGAACGCTCTTGAGGGCCTCATCGGGATGCTCGCCAAGTCCGGTCTTCTCGACCAGGCCCAGTCCTGGGTCGGGACCGGCGAGAACAAGCCGGTGAGTGGCGCACAGATCGCGCAGGCGCTGCCGGACGAAACCCTGCAGAAGGTCGCCCAGGACGCGGGGGTGTCGACGGAGCAGGCGGCCGACGACATCGCCAGGTCGTTGCCCGAGGCGGTCGACAAGCTGACCCCCGCGGGCGAGGTCCCGAAGGGCGGCTCGCTGGAGGACCTGATCCGGGCGCAGGCGCTCTGA